One window of Quercus robur chromosome 5, dhQueRobu3.1, whole genome shotgun sequence genomic DNA carries:
- the LOC126724938 gene encoding polyadenylate-binding protein 6-like isoform X2, translating to MGIKGPMPPNTLRVSNIGEDVSEEDLHRLFSNFGRLECIEFETSTCALVKFINFYHAREALENLQDTKMEGRELTIVWNEFQSPSISSKVWVRIDGPFLDDQELNDLFSVYGFVRQCKFSGRSGKRRGAVSFELASAADSAVHDLNGTTIYGRKFYVAKFVRNMGDVVAALDHTAAQEPIKLPSIYKFEGMELEFVASIEMDSIRTVADFLLVLHDLWGSPLAVGLSLNCPWPGYHARKVSYPMLRA from the exons ATGGGTATTAAGGGCCCAATGCCTCCTAACACCTTAAGGGTGTCGAACATCGGTGAGGATGTCTCCGAAGAAGACCTACACCGACTGTTCTCAAATTTTGGGCGGTTGGAATGCATCGAATTCGAAACGTCTACTTGCGCCTTGGTGAAATTCATTAACTTTTACCACG CAAGGGAGGCATTAGAAAATCTGCAGGACACCAAAATGGAGGGAAGGGAATTGACTATTGTATGGAATGAATTTCAATCGCCGTCCATTAGTTCTAAAGTTTGGGTTAGAATTGATGGACCTTTCCTTGATGACCAGGAATTGAATGACCTGTTTTCTGTCTATGGATTTGTCCGCCAATGCAAGTTTTCTGGACGTAGTGGCAAGAGGAGAGGTGCTGTATCATTTGAGCTAGCTAGTGCGGCTGATTCTGCTGTGCATGATCTAAATGGTACAACAATATATGGCAGAAAATT ctATGTCGCTAAATTTGTGAGAAATATGGGGGATGTTGTGGCGGCCTTAGATCATACAGCAGCTCAAGAGCCAATTAAATTGCCGTCCATCTACAAGTTTGAAGGCATGGAACTTGAATTCGTTGCTAGCATTGAAATGGACTCTATCAGGACTGTAGCTGATTTCCTTCTAGTGCTGCATGACTTGTGGGGCTCACCATTAGCAGTGGGGTTAAGCCTAAATTGTCCTTGGCCCGGTTATCATGCGAG GAAGGTTTCTTATCCAATGTTGAGGGCTTGA
- the LOC126724938 gene encoding polyadenylate-binding protein 6-like isoform X1, protein MGIKGPMPPNTLRVSNIGEDVSEEDLHRLFSNFGRLECIEFETSTCALVKFINFYHAREALENLQDTKMEGRELTIVWNEFQSPSISSKVWVRIDGPFLDDQELNDLFSVYGFVRQCKFSGRSGKRRGAVSFELASAADSAVHDLNGTTIYGRKFYVAKFVRNMGDVVAALDHTAAQEPIKLPSIYKFEGMELEFVASIEMDSIRTVADFLLVLHDLWGSPLAVGLSLNCPWPGYHARYYHANSRTYEPVLVEEVDMFNEDDPFTLWFLSSVKLVVIHKVD, encoded by the exons ATGGGTATTAAGGGCCCAATGCCTCCTAACACCTTAAGGGTGTCGAACATCGGTGAGGATGTCTCCGAAGAAGACCTACACCGACTGTTCTCAAATTTTGGGCGGTTGGAATGCATCGAATTCGAAACGTCTACTTGCGCCTTGGTGAAATTCATTAACTTTTACCACG CAAGGGAGGCATTAGAAAATCTGCAGGACACCAAAATGGAGGGAAGGGAATTGACTATTGTATGGAATGAATTTCAATCGCCGTCCATTAGTTCTAAAGTTTGGGTTAGAATTGATGGACCTTTCCTTGATGACCAGGAATTGAATGACCTGTTTTCTGTCTATGGATTTGTCCGCCAATGCAAGTTTTCTGGACGTAGTGGCAAGAGGAGAGGTGCTGTATCATTTGAGCTAGCTAGTGCGGCTGATTCTGCTGTGCATGATCTAAATGGTACAACAATATATGGCAGAAAATT ctATGTCGCTAAATTTGTGAGAAATATGGGGGATGTTGTGGCGGCCTTAGATCATACAGCAGCTCAAGAGCCAATTAAATTGCCGTCCATCTACAAGTTTGAAGGCATGGAACTTGAATTCGTTGCTAGCATTGAAATGGACTCTATCAGGACTGTAGCTGATTTCCTTCTAGTGCTGCATGACTTGTGGGGCTCACCATTAGCAGTGGGGTTAAGCCTAAATTGTCCTTGGCCCGGTTATCATGCGAGGTACTATCATGCAAATAGCAGGACTTACGAGCCAGTCCTTGTGGAAGAGGTGGACATGTTTAATGAAGATGATCCATTTACACTTTGGTTCTTGTCCAGTGTGAAACTTGTTGTTATTCATAAGGTGGACTAG